One genomic region from Rosa rugosa chromosome 1, drRosRugo1.1, whole genome shotgun sequence encodes:
- the LOC133713157 gene encoding receptor-like serine/threonine-protein kinase ALE2 isoform X2, whose amino-acid sequence MGMVMPAFLQLVNLCVIGFALALQGSTGLNPSPSPESLSVNPPIETAPGPLPQSKSFGSNVPSPALQPNGSDLHPVPAMPPLMPPPVPPKIEGQVPSLSPSTPAVLPPQNTAPPPLDVQTHAPSVLPTVPPKKTPVNNGPISVPVAPVATPPRNVPPISPVLNSSTPEASPSSSHQGNVPVTKVPIPEPNAPQNTAPPPLDVQTHAPSVPPTVPPKKTPVNNGPISVPVAPVATPRRNVPPISPVLNSSTPETSPVLNSSTPETSPSISHQGNVPVNKVPIPETNAPAPVSSLPRAAGPNPSVVHSTTPSTAPTTLPIPVASPSTLPQNPPSSHPVTPGESPSTIPDPEVSPVSSPPPNINQKKDGNSVVAPPYEAPKPSLPMGHAPAIAPSVNKPVVSSPTPKSNWKRGKMPVVAPPIEAPKPSLPTSRTPAEAPSVPKPVVSSPTPSINRKRGQIPVVAPPYEAPKSSTPTAHTPAKAPSVHKTVVSSPSPSIHWKRGGIPVVAPPYEAPKPSLPMNRAPAQAPSVHKPLRHNKLAPGPSDSFPEPPSDKGYRSPASSPPSSLYKHHHTRNNITNPTAAPSYSVSPSTSKQQGPVIAPASVQTRRRRHYASPPLYPAPPSHLPVTPLASHVSPAPSPSLKDPSDYTKIPPIRSAPGSLSTSPKVPPLPQVHALPPPPPNADCLVGTCSDPYTNTPPGSPCICVLPMQVGLRLSVPLYTFFPLVSELAQEIAVGVFLQQSQVRIIGANAASQNPEKTVVLIDLVPLGEKFDSTTAFLTDQRFWHRQVVIKASYFGDYEVLYVRYPGLPPSPPSSDADVINAGPYPGSDNNARAVKPFGVNVSKRRHKSGLSGGIIAIIALSSFVVIALCSAAAWVFLFKPRDRASQLSSTPRTLLPSIGKRSVTIGSMRDSRHSSASLSFGSSIATYTGSANTFSASDIAKATNNFDPSRILGEGGFGLVYSGDLEDGTKVAVKVLKRDDQQGGREFLAEVEMLSRLHHRNLVKLIGICVEEHRCLVYELIPNGSVESHLHGIDKETAPLSWGPRMKIALGAARGLAYLHEDSSPRVIHRDFKSSNILLENDFTPKVSDFGLARTALDEENRHISTRVMGTFGYVAPEYAMTGHLLVKSDVYSYGVVLLELLSGRKPVDMSQPPGEENLVAWARPLLTSREGLEALVDKNLGSDVPFDSIAKVAAIASMCVQPEVSHRPFMGEVVQALKLVCNEFDESKEIGSRSSSREDLSIDMAAGASTTSEQMPYPFQRQYSAPTYDSDLETEREATLLKLYSTSMRTGREDSESFRRHSSSGPLGTGRSKQFWQKLRSSGGSVSEHGFMLKLWQGSH is encoded by the exons ATGGGAATGGTGATGCCAGCCTTTCTCCAGCTGGTTAATCTCTGTGTCATTGGCTTTGCTTTAGCTCTCCAAGGATCTACAG GATTAAATCCATCACCATCACCAGAATCTCTCTCTGTGAATCCTCCTATTGAGACAGCACCTGGTCCTCTTCCTCAAAGCAAGTCATTCGGAAGCAATGTGCCAAGCCCAGCATTACAGCCAAACG GGTCGGATTTGCACCCTGTGCCTGCAATGCCACCTCTTATGCCTCCCCCAGTTCCCCCTAAAATCGAAGGACAGGTACCATCCCTTTCACCAAGTACTCCAGCAGTGCTGCCACCACAGAATACAGCTCCTCCACCATTAGATGTACAAACTCATGCACCGTCTGTGCTGCCAACTGTTCCCCCAAAAAAGACACCAGTTAATAATGGCCCTATCTCAGTGCCAGTTGCTCCAG TTGCTACACCTCCAAGGAATGTGCCACCAATTTCACCAGTCCTCAATTCGAGTACACCAGAAGCTTCACCATCAAGTTCTCATCAAGGAAATGTGCCAGTAACTAAGGTTCCCATACCAGAGCCAAATGCTCCACAGAACACAGCTCCTCCACCATTAGATGTACAAACTCATGCACCATCTGTGCCGCCAACTGTTCCCCCAAAAAAGACACCAGTTAATAATGGTCCTATCTCAGTGCCAGTTGCTCCAG TTGCAACACCTCGGAGGAATGTGCCACCAATTTCACCAGTTCTCAATTCGAGTACACCAGAAACTTCACCAGTCCTCAATTCCAGTACACCAGAAACTTCACCATCAATTTCTCATCAAGGAAATGTGCCAGTAAATAAGGTTCCCATACCAGAGACAAATGCTCCAG CACCTGTTTCATCACTGCCAAGGGCAGCGGGACCAAATCCATCTGTAGTCCATTCTACCACACCGAGTACAGCACCAACTACATTACCTA TACCAGTTGCATCACCAAGTACACTGCCTCAAAACCCACCTTCCAGCCATCCAGTTACACCGGGAGAATCTCCATCCACAATTCCTG ATCCTGAAGTCTCTCCTGTATCATCTCCTCCCCCAAACATCAACCAGAAAAAGGATGGAAATTCAGTTGTTGCACCACCATATGAAGCTCCAAAGCCATCACTACCCATGGGCCATGCTCCAGCTATAG CTCCATCTGTCAACAAACCTGTGGTATCATCTCCTACCCCAAAATCCAATTGGAAAAGGGGTAAAATGCCAGTTGTTGCACCCCCAATTGAAGCTCCCAAGCCATCACTCCCCACAAGTCGTACCCCAGCTGAAG CTCCATCTGTCCCCAAACCAGTGGTATCATCACCTACCCCCAGCATCAACAGGAAAAGGGGTCAAATACCAGTTGTTGCACCACCTTATGAAGCTCCCAAGTCATCAACACCCACGGCGCATACCCCAGCTAAAG CTCCATCTGTCCACAAAACTGTGGTATCATCTCCTTCCCCCAGCATTCACTGGAAAAGGGGTGGAATACCGGTTGTTGCACCACCATATGAAGCTCCTAAGCCATCACTACCCATGAATCGTGCCCCAGCTCAAG CTCCTTCTGTCCACAAACCTCTGAGACATAATAAACTTGCTCCTGGACCATCTGATTCATTCCCTGAACCTCCTTCTGATAAAGGATATCGTTCTCCTGCATCATCGCCTCCAAGCTCATTGTATAAACATCATCATACCAGGAACAACATCACCAATCCTACTGCTGCACCATCATATTCGGTTTCTCCTTCCACTTCAAAACAGCAAG GTCCAGTGATTGCACCGGCATCAGTTCAAACAAGGAGGCGAAGACACTATGCTTCTCCACCCCTATATCCAG CTCCCCCATCTCATTTACCTGTCACTCCATTAGCAAGCCATGTTTCACCTGCTCCTTCTCCATCTCTAAAAGATCCATCTGACTATACCAAAA TACCCCCAATACGTTCTGCACCAGGGTCTTTATCAACAAGTCCAAAAGTACCACCTCTGCCACAAGTTCACGCAttaccacctccacctcccaaTGCAG ATTGTTTAGTAGGGACTTGTTCAGATCCCTATACAAATACCCCTCCTGGGTCACCTTGTATCTGTGTCTTGCCAATGCAAGTGGGACTGCGCCTTAGCGTTCCTCTCTATACTTTTTTCCCCTTAGTTTCGGAGCTAGCCCAGGAAATTGCAGTTGGGGTTTTCTTGCAACAAAGTCAGGTTCGCATCATTGGAGCCAATGCTGCCAGTCAGAACCCAGAGAAGACAGTAGTCCTTATTGACTTGGTTCCCCTGGGAGAAAAGTTTGACAGCACCACAGCTTTTTTGACTGACCAGAGATTTTGGCATAGACAAGTTGTTATAAAAGCATCCTACTTTGGGGACTATGAAGTACTGTATGTGCGCTATCCAG GTTTgcctccatctcctccttcttcAGACGCTGATGTAATAAATGCCGGACCATATCCTGGTAGTGACAATAATGCAAGGGCGGTAAAGCCCTTTGGGGTTAATGTGTCCAAGAGGAGGCATAAAAGTGGGCTTAGTGGTGGCATAATTGCTATTATTGCTCTGTCATCCTTTGTAGTCATTGCTTTATGCTCTGCTGCTGCTTGGGTTTTCCTATTCAAACCTAGAGACCGTGCTTCTCAACTATCATCAACTCCACGGACTTTGCTACCTTCTATTGGAAAACGATCAG TTACTATTGGCTCTATGAGGGATAGTAGGCACAGTTCTGCATCATTATCATTTGGATCGAGCATTGCAACATATACTGGATCTGCTAATACTTTCAGTGCAAGTGACATAGCAAAAGCCACTAACAACTTTGATCCTTCAAGAATACTCGGGGAAGGTGGCTTTGGGCTTGTTTACAGTGGTGATCTTGAAGACGGAACCAAGGTTGCCGTCAAAGTTCTAAAAAGAGATGATCAGCAGGGTGGTCGGGAGTTTTTGGCTGAAGTTGAGATGCTCAGTCGCCTTCATCATCGAAACTTGGTCAAGTTGATTGGCATATGTGTAGAAGAGCACCGCTGCTTGGTTTATGAGCTCATTCCTAATGGCAGTGTGGAATCTCATTTGCATG GAATTGACAAGGAAACTGCTCCACTCAGTTGGGGTCCCCGGATGAAGATAGCACTAGGTGCTGCTCGGGGTCTGGCATATTTACACGAGGATTCCAGCCCCCGTGTCATTCACAGAGATTTCAAATCCAGCAATATTTTGCtggaaaatgattttacacCAAAAGTGTCTGATTTTGGTTTGGCACGGACTGCATTGGATGAGGAAAACAGACACATATCAACACGTGTAATGGGAACTTTTGG GTACGTGGCTCCAGAATATGCAATGACGGGGCATCTTCTTGTCAAGAGTGATGTTTACAGCTATGGGGTTGTCCTTCTTGAACTCTTAAGCGGAAGAAAACCAGTAGACATGTCACAGCCACCTGGTGAAGAAAACCTGGTTGCATGGGCCCGTCCGCTGCTCACAAGTAGAGAAGGGTTGGAGGCACTCGTAGATAAAAATCTAGGATCTGATGTTCCATTTGACAGTATTGCGAAAGTGGCTGCTATTGCTTCAATGTGTGTACAACCAGAGGTATCACACCGACCTTTTATGGGGGAGGTTGTTCAGGCCTTAAAGCTGGTATGTAATGAGTTTGATGAGTCAAAAGAAATAGGTTCACGGAGTTCTAGCCGAGAGGATTTGTCCATCGACATGGCTGCTGGTGCAAGTACTACCTCGGAACAGATGCCATATCCTTTCCAGCGCCAATATTCTGCTCCTACCTATGATTCAGACCTTGAGACAGAGAGGGAAGCAACATTGTTGAAGTTGTACAGTACGTCAATGAGAACTGGGAGGGAAGATTCTGAGTCATTTCGGAGGCACTCGAGTTCAGGTCCCTTGGGAACAGGAAGGAGTAAGCAGTTCTGGCAAAAACTGAGATCATCTGGAGGCAGTGTGAGTGAACATGGGTTTATGTTAAAGTTATGGCAAGGATCACATTGA
- the LOC133713157 gene encoding receptor-like serine/threonine-protein kinase ALE2 isoform X1, producing the protein MGMVMPAFLQLVNLCVIGFALALQGSTGLNPSPSPESLSVNPPIETAPGPLPQSKSFGSNVPSPALQPNGSDLHPVPAMPPLMPPPVPPKIEGQVPSLSPSTPAVLPPQNTAPPPLDVQTHAPSVLPTVPPKKTPVNNGPISVPVAPVATPPRNVPPISPVLNSSTPEASPSSSHQGNVPVTKVPIPEPNAPQNTAPPPLDVQTHAPSVPPTVPPKKTPVNNGPISVPVAPVATPRRNVPPISPVLNSSTPETSPVLNSSTPETSPSISHQGNVPVNKVPIPETNAPAPVSSLPRAAGPNPSVVHSTTPSTAPTTLPIPVASPSTLPQNPPSSHPVTPGESPSTIPDPEVSPVSSPPPNINQKKDGNSVVAPPYEAPKPSLPMGHAPAIAPSVNKPVVSSPTPKSNWKRGKMPVVAPPIEAPKPSLPTSRTPAEAPSVPKPVVSSPTPSINRKRGQIPVVAPPYEAPKSSTPTAHTPAKAPSVHKTVVSSPSPSIHWKRGGIPVVAPPYEAPKPSLPMNRAPAQAPSVHKPLRHNKLAPGPSDSFPEPPSDKGYRSPASSPPSSLYKHHHTRNNITNPTAAPSYSVSPSTSKQQGPVIAPASVQTRRRRHYASPPLYPGSSAPPSHLPVTPLASHVSPAPSPSLKDPSDYTKIPPIRSAPGSLSTSPKVPPLPQVHALPPPPPNADCLVGTCSDPYTNTPPGSPCICVLPMQVGLRLSVPLYTFFPLVSELAQEIAVGVFLQQSQVRIIGANAASQNPEKTVVLIDLVPLGEKFDSTTAFLTDQRFWHRQVVIKASYFGDYEVLYVRYPGLPPSPPSSDADVINAGPYPGSDNNARAVKPFGVNVSKRRHKSGLSGGIIAIIALSSFVVIALCSAAAWVFLFKPRDRASQLSSTPRTLLPSIGKRSVTIGSMRDSRHSSASLSFGSSIATYTGSANTFSASDIAKATNNFDPSRILGEGGFGLVYSGDLEDGTKVAVKVLKRDDQQGGREFLAEVEMLSRLHHRNLVKLIGICVEEHRCLVYELIPNGSVESHLHGIDKETAPLSWGPRMKIALGAARGLAYLHEDSSPRVIHRDFKSSNILLENDFTPKVSDFGLARTALDEENRHISTRVMGTFGYVAPEYAMTGHLLVKSDVYSYGVVLLELLSGRKPVDMSQPPGEENLVAWARPLLTSREGLEALVDKNLGSDVPFDSIAKVAAIASMCVQPEVSHRPFMGEVVQALKLVCNEFDESKEIGSRSSSREDLSIDMAAGASTTSEQMPYPFQRQYSAPTYDSDLETEREATLLKLYSTSMRTGREDSESFRRHSSSGPLGTGRSKQFWQKLRSSGGSVSEHGFMLKLWQGSH; encoded by the exons ATGGGAATGGTGATGCCAGCCTTTCTCCAGCTGGTTAATCTCTGTGTCATTGGCTTTGCTTTAGCTCTCCAAGGATCTACAG GATTAAATCCATCACCATCACCAGAATCTCTCTCTGTGAATCCTCCTATTGAGACAGCACCTGGTCCTCTTCCTCAAAGCAAGTCATTCGGAAGCAATGTGCCAAGCCCAGCATTACAGCCAAACG GGTCGGATTTGCACCCTGTGCCTGCAATGCCACCTCTTATGCCTCCCCCAGTTCCCCCTAAAATCGAAGGACAGGTACCATCCCTTTCACCAAGTACTCCAGCAGTGCTGCCACCACAGAATACAGCTCCTCCACCATTAGATGTACAAACTCATGCACCGTCTGTGCTGCCAACTGTTCCCCCAAAAAAGACACCAGTTAATAATGGCCCTATCTCAGTGCCAGTTGCTCCAG TTGCTACACCTCCAAGGAATGTGCCACCAATTTCACCAGTCCTCAATTCGAGTACACCAGAAGCTTCACCATCAAGTTCTCATCAAGGAAATGTGCCAGTAACTAAGGTTCCCATACCAGAGCCAAATGCTCCACAGAACACAGCTCCTCCACCATTAGATGTACAAACTCATGCACCATCTGTGCCGCCAACTGTTCCCCCAAAAAAGACACCAGTTAATAATGGTCCTATCTCAGTGCCAGTTGCTCCAG TTGCAACACCTCGGAGGAATGTGCCACCAATTTCACCAGTTCTCAATTCGAGTACACCAGAAACTTCACCAGTCCTCAATTCCAGTACACCAGAAACTTCACCATCAATTTCTCATCAAGGAAATGTGCCAGTAAATAAGGTTCCCATACCAGAGACAAATGCTCCAG CACCTGTTTCATCACTGCCAAGGGCAGCGGGACCAAATCCATCTGTAGTCCATTCTACCACACCGAGTACAGCACCAACTACATTACCTA TACCAGTTGCATCACCAAGTACACTGCCTCAAAACCCACCTTCCAGCCATCCAGTTACACCGGGAGAATCTCCATCCACAATTCCTG ATCCTGAAGTCTCTCCTGTATCATCTCCTCCCCCAAACATCAACCAGAAAAAGGATGGAAATTCAGTTGTTGCACCACCATATGAAGCTCCAAAGCCATCACTACCCATGGGCCATGCTCCAGCTATAG CTCCATCTGTCAACAAACCTGTGGTATCATCTCCTACCCCAAAATCCAATTGGAAAAGGGGTAAAATGCCAGTTGTTGCACCCCCAATTGAAGCTCCCAAGCCATCACTCCCCACAAGTCGTACCCCAGCTGAAG CTCCATCTGTCCCCAAACCAGTGGTATCATCACCTACCCCCAGCATCAACAGGAAAAGGGGTCAAATACCAGTTGTTGCACCACCTTATGAAGCTCCCAAGTCATCAACACCCACGGCGCATACCCCAGCTAAAG CTCCATCTGTCCACAAAACTGTGGTATCATCTCCTTCCCCCAGCATTCACTGGAAAAGGGGTGGAATACCGGTTGTTGCACCACCATATGAAGCTCCTAAGCCATCACTACCCATGAATCGTGCCCCAGCTCAAG CTCCTTCTGTCCACAAACCTCTGAGACATAATAAACTTGCTCCTGGACCATCTGATTCATTCCCTGAACCTCCTTCTGATAAAGGATATCGTTCTCCTGCATCATCGCCTCCAAGCTCATTGTATAAACATCATCATACCAGGAACAACATCACCAATCCTACTGCTGCACCATCATATTCGGTTTCTCCTTCCACTTCAAAACAGCAAG GTCCAGTGATTGCACCGGCATCAGTTCAAACAAGGAGGCGAAGACACTATGCTTCTCCACCCCTATATCCAG GGTCTTCAGCTCCCCCATCTCATTTACCTGTCACTCCATTAGCAAGCCATGTTTCACCTGCTCCTTCTCCATCTCTAAAAGATCCATCTGACTATACCAAAA TACCCCCAATACGTTCTGCACCAGGGTCTTTATCAACAAGTCCAAAAGTACCACCTCTGCCACAAGTTCACGCAttaccacctccacctcccaaTGCAG ATTGTTTAGTAGGGACTTGTTCAGATCCCTATACAAATACCCCTCCTGGGTCACCTTGTATCTGTGTCTTGCCAATGCAAGTGGGACTGCGCCTTAGCGTTCCTCTCTATACTTTTTTCCCCTTAGTTTCGGAGCTAGCCCAGGAAATTGCAGTTGGGGTTTTCTTGCAACAAAGTCAGGTTCGCATCATTGGAGCCAATGCTGCCAGTCAGAACCCAGAGAAGACAGTAGTCCTTATTGACTTGGTTCCCCTGGGAGAAAAGTTTGACAGCACCACAGCTTTTTTGACTGACCAGAGATTTTGGCATAGACAAGTTGTTATAAAAGCATCCTACTTTGGGGACTATGAAGTACTGTATGTGCGCTATCCAG GTTTgcctccatctcctccttcttcAGACGCTGATGTAATAAATGCCGGACCATATCCTGGTAGTGACAATAATGCAAGGGCGGTAAAGCCCTTTGGGGTTAATGTGTCCAAGAGGAGGCATAAAAGTGGGCTTAGTGGTGGCATAATTGCTATTATTGCTCTGTCATCCTTTGTAGTCATTGCTTTATGCTCTGCTGCTGCTTGGGTTTTCCTATTCAAACCTAGAGACCGTGCTTCTCAACTATCATCAACTCCACGGACTTTGCTACCTTCTATTGGAAAACGATCAG TTACTATTGGCTCTATGAGGGATAGTAGGCACAGTTCTGCATCATTATCATTTGGATCGAGCATTGCAACATATACTGGATCTGCTAATACTTTCAGTGCAAGTGACATAGCAAAAGCCACTAACAACTTTGATCCTTCAAGAATACTCGGGGAAGGTGGCTTTGGGCTTGTTTACAGTGGTGATCTTGAAGACGGAACCAAGGTTGCCGTCAAAGTTCTAAAAAGAGATGATCAGCAGGGTGGTCGGGAGTTTTTGGCTGAAGTTGAGATGCTCAGTCGCCTTCATCATCGAAACTTGGTCAAGTTGATTGGCATATGTGTAGAAGAGCACCGCTGCTTGGTTTATGAGCTCATTCCTAATGGCAGTGTGGAATCTCATTTGCATG GAATTGACAAGGAAACTGCTCCACTCAGTTGGGGTCCCCGGATGAAGATAGCACTAGGTGCTGCTCGGGGTCTGGCATATTTACACGAGGATTCCAGCCCCCGTGTCATTCACAGAGATTTCAAATCCAGCAATATTTTGCtggaaaatgattttacacCAAAAGTGTCTGATTTTGGTTTGGCACGGACTGCATTGGATGAGGAAAACAGACACATATCAACACGTGTAATGGGAACTTTTGG GTACGTGGCTCCAGAATATGCAATGACGGGGCATCTTCTTGTCAAGAGTGATGTTTACAGCTATGGGGTTGTCCTTCTTGAACTCTTAAGCGGAAGAAAACCAGTAGACATGTCACAGCCACCTGGTGAAGAAAACCTGGTTGCATGGGCCCGTCCGCTGCTCACAAGTAGAGAAGGGTTGGAGGCACTCGTAGATAAAAATCTAGGATCTGATGTTCCATTTGACAGTATTGCGAAAGTGGCTGCTATTGCTTCAATGTGTGTACAACCAGAGGTATCACACCGACCTTTTATGGGGGAGGTTGTTCAGGCCTTAAAGCTGGTATGTAATGAGTTTGATGAGTCAAAAGAAATAGGTTCACGGAGTTCTAGCCGAGAGGATTTGTCCATCGACATGGCTGCTGGTGCAAGTACTACCTCGGAACAGATGCCATATCCTTTCCAGCGCCAATATTCTGCTCCTACCTATGATTCAGACCTTGAGACAGAGAGGGAAGCAACATTGTTGAAGTTGTACAGTACGTCAATGAGAACTGGGAGGGAAGATTCTGAGTCATTTCGGAGGCACTCGAGTTCAGGTCCCTTGGGAACAGGAAGGAGTAAGCAGTTCTGGCAAAAACTGAGATCATCTGGAGGCAGTGTGAGTGAACATGGGTTTATGTTAAAGTTATGGCAAGGATCACATTGA